One genomic window of Chanos chanos chromosome 13, fChaCha1.1, whole genome shotgun sequence includes the following:
- the nog1 gene encoding noggin-1: MDQPHSVVMYFLILSVGMRIEEGICQHYYLLRPIPSDSLPLVELKEDPDPIFDPREKDLNETELKSVLGDFDNRFMSITPPQDRYMGNDELDELDAQQSPTGVMPREIKVMDFDVQFGKKRKPSKKLKRRLQLWLWSYSFCPVVYTWNDLGNRFWPRFVRVGSCYSKRSCSVPEGMVCKPAKSTHITILRWRCLQRKGGLKCAWISVQYPIITECKCSCSN; the protein is encoded by the coding sequence ATGGATCAGCCACACTCAGTAGTGATGTATTTTCTGATCTTGTCTGTCGGTATGAGGATTGAAGAGGGAATATGCCAGCACTACTACCTTCTCCGGCCAATTCCCAGTGACAGTTTGCCACTCGTGGAATTAAAAGAGGATCCAGATCCTATCTTCGATCCCCGAGAGAAGGATCTTAATGAGACCGAGCTAAAAAGCGTTCTCGGTGACTTTGACAATCGTTTCATGTCCATCACTCCCCCGCAGGATAGATACATGGGGAACGATGAGCTGGATGAATTGGACGCTCAGCAGAGTCCCACGGGAGTGATGCCCAGAGAAATCAAAGTCATGGATTTCGATGTGCAATTTGGCAAGAAACGCAAACCGAGTAAAAAACTCAAAAGACGGTTGCAGTTGTGGCTGTGGTCCTATTCGTTCTGTCCAGTCGTGTACACATGGAACGACCTTGGGAACAGATTCTGGCCTCGCTTTGTGAGAGTCGGGAGCTGCTACAGCAAAAGGTCTTGTTCTGTCCCTGAGGGAATGGTCTGTAAACCAGCCAAATCTACTCATATCACGATACTGAGGTGGCGATGCCTGCAGAGAAAAGGTGGACTCAAATGTGCTTGGATATCAGTGCAGTACCCCATCATAACTGAATGCAAATGTTCTTGCTCGAACTGA